A single region of the Selenomonas sp. oral taxon 920 genome encodes:
- a CDS encoding helix-turn-helix domain-containing protein, with the protein MEKDTQLEKWVNLEDVAEYLSVSKDTVRAWIRGNKIPFYKAGKRYKFKISEVDDYVRNGKISE; encoded by the coding sequence ATGGAAAAAGATACGCAACTTGAAAAATGGGTAAACTTGGAAGATGTAGCTGAATATCTCAGCGTTAGCAAGGATACGGTCAGAGCATGGATAAGGGGAAATAAGATACCGTTTTATAAAGCGGGAAAACGCTACAAGTTTAAAATATCTGAAGTGGATGATTATGTAAGGAATGGAAAGATATCCGAATAG
- a CDS encoding DNA polymerase, with protein sequence MNTLSIDVETFSDVDISKCGAYKYAESSSFEILLFAYAADGGEVQVVDLAAGEKIPQEILAALTDDNVIKWAFNANFERICLSRYLSDMGLLRDAFLSPESWRCTMVWAAYMGLPLSLAAVGRVLGLEEQKMSEGKSLIRYFCTPCTATKTNGGRVRNLPSHAPDKWAMFKAYNKRDVKVEMAIQHRLAKFPVPNFLWNEYHLDQEINDRGIRIDMAFVDNAIAIDARSREELSGRMKQLTGLDNPNSVQQMKGWLSQHGAETDSLDKKAVLELLKNAPPELAEVLSLRQQLAKSSVKKYIAMKNVSCADHHARGTFRFYGANRTGRFSGKNIQLQNLPQNYMEHLEDVRTLVRRGDFESLNVLYDSVPNVLSQLIRTAFIPKEGRKFIVADFSAIEARVLSWLAKERWRMDVFESNGDIYCATASRMFHCNVVKHGENGHLRQKGKQAELACGYGGSVGALKAFGALESGMKEDELKPLVDAWRAANPNIVEFWWVVDRAAKDCIKERSTKVTHGIRFIYQSGMMFIELPSGRRLSYVKPRIGENQFGGESVTYMGLDLSKKWARIESYGPKLVENVTQAISRDILCYAMQTLRTMDIVAHVHDELIIECDEQVSLPLICEQMERTPPWAEGLLLRTEGFECHFYQKN encoded by the coding sequence ATGAATACACTCTCCATTGACGTAGAGACATTTTCCGATGTGGACATTTCCAAATGCGGCGCATACAAATATGCAGAATCATCCAGCTTCGAGATACTGCTCTTTGCCTATGCAGCAGACGGCGGCGAAGTGCAGGTCGTCGACCTTGCGGCTGGCGAGAAGATTCCGCAGGAGATTCTGGCGGCTCTGACCGATGATAATGTCATCAAATGGGCGTTTAACGCCAACTTCGAGCGCATCTGCCTGTCACGCTATCTTTCAGACATGGGATTACTCCGGGATGCCTTCCTCAGCCCCGAAAGCTGGCGCTGCACGATGGTTTGGGCGGCGTACATGGGTCTTCCCCTCTCCCTTGCCGCCGTAGGCCGCGTTCTCGGACTTGAAGAACAGAAAATGTCCGAAGGGAAATCTCTCATCCGTTATTTCTGCACGCCCTGCACAGCCACCAAAACGAACGGCGGCAGAGTCCGCAATCTCCCCAGCCATGCCCCGGACAAGTGGGCAATGTTCAAGGCGTACAACAAGCGCGATGTCAAGGTCGAGATGGCAATCCAGCATCGGCTCGCCAAGTTCCCCGTCCCGAACTTCCTTTGGAATGAATATCATCTCGACCAGGAAATCAACGATCGCGGCATCCGCATTGATATGGCGTTCGTGGATAACGCCATCGCTATCGATGCCCGATCTCGCGAGGAGCTGTCCGGGCGAATGAAACAACTCACAGGTCTGGACAATCCCAACTCTGTGCAGCAAATGAAAGGATGGCTATCTCAGCATGGAGCGGAGACGGATTCTCTCGACAAAAAGGCTGTGCTGGAACTTCTGAAGAATGCGCCACCGGAACTTGCCGAGGTTCTGTCCCTGCGGCAGCAGCTTGCCAAGTCCTCCGTGAAGAAATACATTGCCATGAAGAATGTATCCTGTGCGGATCATCACGCCAGAGGGACATTCAGATTTTACGGCGCGAACCGTACGGGGAGATTTTCCGGCAAGAACATCCAGCTCCAAAATCTTCCTCAAAATTACATGGAGCATTTGGAAGATGTCCGCACGCTTGTCCGACGAGGCGATTTCGAATCCCTCAACGTCCTCTACGACTCTGTTCCCAATGTTTTGTCGCAGCTTATCCGCACAGCCTTTATTCCGAAGGAGGGAAGAAAATTCATTGTCGCTGACTTCTCAGCCATCGAGGCGCGAGTGTTGTCATGGCTTGCCAAGGAGCGATGGCGCATGGATGTTTTCGAAAGCAACGGCGACATCTACTGCGCCACGGCAAGCAGAATGTTTCACTGCAATGTAGTCAAGCATGGCGAGAACGGGCATCTTCGGCAAAAAGGGAAACAGGCAGAACTGGCCTGTGGTTATGGCGGATCCGTCGGTGCGCTGAAAGCGTTCGGCGCATTGGAATCCGGGATGAAGGAAGATGAATTGAAACCGCTCGTGGATGCTTGGCGTGCGGCAAATCCGAACATTGTAGAGTTCTGGTGGGTAGTCGACCGAGCCGCAAAGGACTGCATCAAGGAACGCAGCACAAAGGTCACGCACGGCATCCGATTCATCTATCAGAGCGGTATGATGTTCATCGAATTACCGAGCGGCAGACGGCTCTCCTATGTGAAGCCGCGCATTGGAGAGAATCAGTTCGGCGGCGAATCCGTCACTTACATGGGACTCGATCTCTCGAAAAAGTGGGCACGGATTGAATCTTACGGACCGAAGCTCGTGGAGAATGTCACGCAGGCGATCAGTCGCGACATTCTCTGCTATGCCATGCAAACGCTGCGGACGATGGACATTGTTGCACACGTCCATGATGAACTCATCATCGAATGCGACGAGCAGGTCTCCCTTCCTCTCATTTGTGAGCAGATGGAAAGAACCCCACCTTGGGCGGAAGGGCTCCTGCTTCGCACCGAGGGTTTCGAGTGCCACTTCTATCAGAAAAATTGA
- a CDS encoding VRR-NUC domain-containing protein produces MYERTIEQELAARVKVMGGIAPKFTSPGFDGMPDRLILLPSGRIGFVELKAPGRKPRPLQMARHRLLRRLGFKVFVIDGIEQIDSVLEEIDHE; encoded by the coding sequence TTGTACGAACGGACGATTGAGCAGGAACTTGCAGCACGAGTCAAAGTGATGGGCGGCATCGCACCAAAGTTTACCTCGCCGGGATTCGATGGGATGCCTGACCGTTTGATTCTCCTGCCCAGTGGGAGAATCGGCTTTGTGGAACTAAAAGCACCGGGCAGGAAGCCGAGACCACTTCAGATGGCACGGCACAGACTGCTTCGACGGCTTGGATTCAAGGTGTTTGTGATTGACGGCATCGAGCAGATTGACAGCGTATTGGAGGAAATCGACCATGAATGA
- a CDS encoding ORF6N domain-containing protein → MNELTVLEHNSIRVMTTEQLAEAYGCASKQIQQNFSNNRARFIAGKHFFVLEGQDLQAFRLQVENIELQISPKTRHEYS, encoded by the coding sequence ATGAATGAACTTACGGTATTGGAACATAACAGCATCCGTGTCATGACCACGGAGCAGCTTGCCGAGGCGTATGGATGCGCTTCGAAGCAGATTCAGCAGAACTTCAGCAACAACCGTGCGCGGTTTATTGCGGGAAAGCATTTCTTTGTTCTGGAAGGGCAGGATTTACAGGCCTTCCGCTTGCAGGTCGAAAATATCGAACTGCAAATTTCCCCGAAAACACGTCATGAATATAGCTGA
- a CDS encoding DUF2800 domain-containing protein, which translates to MAKHSLLSASASQRWIACPPSARLCEEYADKPSEYAQAGTDCHELCAYKVEKALGWKVRNPTKQLSFYDEEMDECSDGYRDFVMECVAKVKESCDDPLVLVEQRLDYSRYVGIEGSFGTGDCVIVADGMLYVIDYKHGLGVLVSAEKNSQLCCYALGAVDLFDGIYNIERITLVIYQPRRANISLYKMEKNELLTWANDTLAPAAKLAQEGKGEFKAGDHCQFCKAKTNCRKRAEYNLELAKYDFEMPATLDDSEIAAILPRIDDLASWASDVKDYALQKALSGTKFDGFKVVEGRSNRKYTDEDTVAKTVQNAGFDPYEQKLLGITAMSQTLGKKKFEELLGGLIYKPAGKPVLVPESDKRPAMNTAADDFKEN; encoded by the coding sequence ATGGCTAAACATTCCCTGCTCTCGGCATCGGCGAGCCAACGCTGGATTGCCTGCCCGCCATCGGCAAGGCTCTGTGAGGAATATGCAGACAAGCCCAGTGAATACGCGCAAGCCGGAACCGACTGCCACGAACTTTGCGCCTACAAGGTAGAAAAAGCTCTGGGCTGGAAGGTAAGAAATCCCACCAAGCAACTCTCCTTCTACGACGAGGAGATGGATGAATGCTCCGATGGCTACCGAGATTTCGTCATGGAGTGTGTAGCTAAGGTCAAGGAATCCTGTGACGATCCGCTCGTTCTCGTGGAGCAACGACTGGACTACTCCCGCTATGTGGGCATCGAGGGAAGTTTCGGTACGGGAGACTGCGTGATTGTTGCCGACGGTATGCTGTATGTCATTGACTACAAGCACGGTCTCGGTGTACTTGTGTCAGCTGAGAAGAACAGCCAGCTTTGTTGCTACGCCCTCGGCGCAGTGGACTTGTTCGACGGAATCTACAACATCGAGCGCATCACCCTCGTCATCTACCAGCCTCGCCGGGCGAACATCAGCCTATACAAAATGGAAAAAAACGAATTGCTCACATGGGCAAATGACACCCTCGCTCCCGCTGCCAAACTGGCGCAGGAAGGCAAAGGTGAATTCAAGGCGGGAGACCATTGCCAGTTCTGCAAAGCCAAGACGAACTGCCGAAAACGTGCCGAATACAACTTGGAACTCGCCAAATACGACTTCGAGATGCCCGCCACCTTGGATGACAGCGAAATCGCCGCCATCCTGCCGAGGATCGACGATTTGGCATCTTGGGCGAGCGATGTCAAGGACTATGCCCTGCAAAAGGCTCTTTCCGGCACCAAGTTTGACGGCTTCAAGGTGGTGGAGGGACGCTCCAACAGGAAGTACACCGATGAGGATACCGTCGCAAAGACCGTGCAGAATGCAGGCTTTGATCCATACGAACAGAAGCTCCTCGGTATCACCGCCATGAGCCAAACTCTTGGCAAAAAGAAGTTTGAGGAGCTTTTAGGCGGGCTGATCTATAAGCCGGCCGGAAAGCCGGTGCTTGTCCCCGAAAGCGACAAGCGTCCGGCCATGAACACCGCCGCAGATGATTTCAAGGAAAATTGA
- a CDS encoding DUF7768 domain-containing protein, translated as MIERRNHEGYADPTAYAALTKVSREGRFVYICSPYRDSPRVNVMRARQYCKFAVSRGRIPIAPHLYFPQFLSETNERGTAMSMNFELLRLCGEVWVFGERVTEGMEAEIAHAERLQKNIRYFTTKCEEVSP; from the coding sequence ATGATCGAGCGCAGAAACCACGAGGGCTATGCCGACCCTACGGCATACGCCGCTCTGACTAAGGTAAGCAGGGAGGGCAGATTCGTCTACATCTGCTCACCCTATCGGGACAGCCCGCGGGTCAACGTCATGCGGGCGCGGCAGTACTGTAAGTTTGCTGTCAGCAGGGGGCGCATTCCGATTGCACCGCATCTGTACTTTCCGCAGTTCCTGTCCGAAACGAACGAGCGCGGGACGGCAATGTCCATGAACTTTGAGCTTTTGCGGCTGTGCGGCGAGGTCTGGGTGTTCGGCGAGCGAGTCACCGAGGGGATGGAAGCGGAGATCGCTCATGCCGAGCGGCTACAGAAGAATATCCGTTATTTCACAACGAAGTGTGAGGAGGTTTCGCCATGA
- a CDS encoding DEAD/DEAH box helicase: MKFIPHDYQQYAIDFIESHKTAAVLLDMGLGKTVITLTALNDLLFDHFEISRVLVIAPLRVARNTWPQEIEKWEHLKHLRYSVAVGAEKERIQALRQQASLYIINRENVSWLIEKTDFAYDAIVIDELSSFKNWSSKRFKALMKVRPLAKRVIGLTGTPSGNGLMDLFAEFKVLDMGQRLGRFITKYRQDYFVPDKRNGQVVFSYVPLPGAEERIYEKIADITISMKASDHLNMPKLIESEYSVRMDEAEKKMYDSMCEQLVLQMKGDEVTAANAGVLSGKLAQMANGAVYTDDGATLHIHDRKLDALEDIIESMNGKPLLVAYWFRHDAERIEKRVPCVRLDTDDAIARWNRGEIHVALIHPASAGHGLNLQSGGSTLVWFGITWSLELYQQTVARLYRQGQSANTVVVRHIIVEGTIDERILRALKRKDKTQTALIEAVKAEVTS; the protein is encoded by the coding sequence ATGAAGTTCATACCGCATGATTACCAGCAGTACGCCATCGACTTTATCGAGAGCCATAAAACTGCTGCCGTACTCCTCGATATGGGACTTGGAAAAACGGTGATTACTCTCACAGCCCTCAATGACTTGCTCTTTGACCATTTTGAGATTTCTCGCGTTCTCGTTATCGCGCCGCTTCGTGTGGCACGGAACACATGGCCGCAGGAGATCGAAAAGTGGGAACATTTGAAACACCTCCGCTATTCCGTTGCAGTCGGAGCGGAGAAAGAGCGGATTCAGGCACTTCGGCAGCAAGCCTCCCTCTACATCATCAATCGTGAGAACGTGTCGTGGCTCATCGAGAAAACAGACTTCGCCTACGATGCCATCGTGATTGACGAACTCTCGTCCTTCAAGAATTGGAGCAGCAAGCGATTCAAGGCACTCATGAAGGTTCGTCCCTTGGCAAAGAGAGTCATAGGCCTTACGGGAACGCCATCCGGCAACGGTCTGATGGATCTCTTTGCGGAGTTCAAGGTTCTGGACATGGGACAGCGTTTGGGGCGGTTCATTACGAAATATCGGCAAGATTACTTTGTGCCGGACAAACGAAACGGACAGGTGGTCTTCTCCTACGTTCCCTTGCCCGGAGCCGAGGAGCGGATTTATGAGAAGATCGCTGACATCACCATCTCCATGAAAGCGTCGGATCACCTCAATATGCCGAAGCTGATCGAGAGCGAATACAGCGTCCGCATGGATGAGGCTGAGAAAAAGATGTACGACTCGATGTGTGAGCAGTTGGTTTTGCAGATGAAGGGCGACGAGGTGACGGCGGCAAACGCAGGTGTCCTGTCCGGGAAACTCGCGCAGATGGCAAACGGCGCAGTCTACACCGACGATGGAGCTACGCTGCATATACATGACCGCAAACTCGATGCCTTGGAAGACATCATCGAGAGTATGAACGGCAAGCCGCTCCTCGTTGCGTACTGGTTTCGGCATGACGCAGAACGAATCGAAAAGCGCGTACCGTGTGTCCGACTGGATACAGATGACGCAATCGCCCGATGGAATCGCGGAGAAATCCACGTTGCCCTCATCCATCCAGCGAGCGCAGGTCACGGTCTCAATCTTCAGAGCGGTGGATCGACCCTTGTCTGGTTCGGCATCACATGGAGTCTGGAACTCTATCAGCAGACCGTGGCACGGCTCTATCGGCAGGGACAGAGTGCAAACACTGTGGTGGTGCGGCACATCATTGTCGAGGGCACGATTGACGAGAGAATCCTCCGTGCCTTGAAACGGAAGGACAAGACACAGACGGCACTGATTGAAGCCGTCAAAGCGGAGGTAACATCATGA
- a CDS encoding virulence-associated E family protein, translating to MRELAFCLGNSRAALVWHPGKMTMEALWEKLQNPIRTAETAAEYRAMKKSERDAVKDKGGFFAGTLKGTRRKADEVISRSMITLDHDRLKPGCFDSFAFQHCAIVYTTHSHIPEAPRARILVPLTRDVTPDEYNAIARYLADEIGMDTVDLCSFKINQLMYWPTCSSDGEYICRKYEGNWLDPDVFLAAHPNWQDCSSLPTAQGEKEAVERERKRQADPLTKEGIVGAFCRAYSVQEAIQTFLSDVYEPTADENRWGYTKSASIPGVMIYDGKFAYSHHASDPAYGKLLNAFDLVGTHIFDGDFTRMAEFAAKDEDVRTLALKERQERAVEDFAEEEDWKAKLVRQKKSTQLENSLYNIKLIMQNDPYMKNIVFNQLADGMEIKGEVPWSHPGKFWRDADDAQLICYVDDHYGTFSARNYDIAVAKAVDDRSYHPIREYFAALPPWDGVARVDTLLIDYLGATDNAYTRAVSRKVLCAAYRRIKEPGIKFDYMPVLNGAQGIGKSTFIANLGMDWFSDSLTLSDMNDKTAAEKLQGYWILEIGELAGMKKADLDKVKAFVSRVDDKYRASFGRRVTSHPRQCVFFGTTNSENGYLRDITGNRRYWNIKLSGSSKYRPWQMTSELVQQIWAEVMILADAGEKLYLPPELEEYAKEEQREAMEHDEREGLVRLYLDTLLPANWDEMDLYQRREFLRGDDTTPVGTDVRVIVSNMEIWCECFSRKKEDLRSMDSYAIAAIMSRLPEWEKQPTPQRIAIYGLQRIYRRL from the coding sequence ATGAGGGAATTAGCATTTTGCCTTGGCAACAGCCGTGCGGCACTCGTTTGGCATCCTGGAAAAATGACGATGGAGGCTCTTTGGGAAAAACTGCAGAATCCCATCCGAACCGCCGAAACCGCTGCGGAATACCGCGCCATGAAGAAAAGCGAAAGGGATGCCGTGAAGGATAAGGGCGGATTCTTTGCGGGAACGCTGAAAGGGACCCGTCGGAAAGCAGACGAGGTCATCAGCCGTTCCATGATTACTTTGGATCATGACCGGCTGAAGCCGGGCTGTTTCGATTCCTTCGCCTTTCAGCATTGTGCCATTGTCTACACAACCCACAGCCATATCCCAGAAGCTCCACGGGCGAGAATCCTTGTGCCTTTGACGCGGGATGTCACCCCGGACGAATACAATGCCATCGCCCGCTATCTTGCAGATGAGATTGGCATGGATACGGTTGATCTCTGTTCCTTTAAGATCAATCAGCTGATGTACTGGCCGACCTGTTCTTCTGATGGGGAGTACATCTGCCGCAAATATGAGGGCAACTGGCTCGATCCCGATGTGTTTTTGGCAGCGCATCCGAACTGGCAGGACTGCAGCTCCCTGCCGACTGCGCAGGGCGAAAAAGAAGCGGTGGAACGGGAGCGCAAAAGGCAAGCCGACCCTCTGACCAAGGAAGGAATTGTAGGAGCGTTCTGCCGAGCGTACTCCGTCCAGGAAGCAATACAGACGTTCCTCTCCGATGTGTATGAGCCGACTGCCGACGAGAATCGGTGGGGCTATACGAAGTCGGCGAGCATCCCCGGCGTGATGATCTATGACGGCAAATTCGCCTACAGTCACCATGCCTCCGATCCTGCCTACGGAAAACTCCTCAATGCCTTTGATTTGGTTGGGACACATATCTTTGACGGTGATTTTACCCGGATGGCTGAATTTGCCGCCAAGGATGAAGATGTGCGTACCCTTGCACTCAAGGAGCGGCAGGAACGGGCTGTCGAGGACTTTGCCGAGGAGGAAGATTGGAAGGCAAAACTGGTGCGGCAGAAAAAGTCCACACAGCTTGAGAACTCCCTCTACAACATCAAGCTCATCATGCAGAATGATCCCTATATGAAAAATATTGTCTTTAATCAGCTGGCAGACGGCATGGAGATCAAGGGCGAAGTGCCGTGGTCACATCCCGGTAAGTTCTGGCGCGATGCGGATGATGCCCAGCTCATCTGTTATGTGGACGATCACTACGGTACGTTTTCGGCACGGAACTATGACATCGCCGTAGCGAAAGCCGTGGACGACCGCTCCTACCATCCGATACGGGAGTATTTTGCCGCGCTGCCTCCTTGGGACGGTGTGGCGCGCGTGGACACGCTTCTTATCGACTACTTAGGCGCAACCGACAACGCATATACCCGTGCCGTCAGTCGGAAAGTGCTGTGCGCCGCCTATCGGCGGATCAAAGAGCCGGGCATCAAGTTTGACTATATGCCCGTTCTGAACGGCGCACAGGGCATCGGAAAATCCACCTTCATTGCCAACCTTGGCATGGATTGGTTCTCCGACAGTCTGACCTTATCGGATATGAACGACAAGACCGCCGCCGAAAAGTTGCAGGGGTACTGGATTCTTGAAATCGGCGAGCTTGCCGGAATGAAGAAAGCCGACCTTGATAAGGTGAAAGCCTTTGTGTCGCGGGTAGATGACAAGTATCGTGCTAGTTTCGGCAGACGTGTGACATCCCATCCGCGTCAGTGTGTGTTCTTCGGCACGACCAACAGCGAGAACGGGTATCTGCGGGACATCACAGGAAATCGCCGTTATTGGAACATCAAACTGAGCGGCAGCAGCAAATATAGGCCGTGGCAGATGACCTCGGAGCTTGTGCAGCAAATCTGGGCAGAAGTGATGATTCTCGCCGATGCCGGAGAAAAGCTGTATCTGCCCCCGGAATTGGAGGAATACGCCAAAGAGGAGCAGCGGGAAGCGATGGAGCACGATGAGCGTGAAGGTTTGGTGCGTCTCTATCTCGATACGCTGCTTCCCGCCAACTGGGACGAGATGGATCTCTATCAGCGGCGGGAGTTTCTGCGGGGCGATGATACGACTCCCGTGGGGACAGACGTGCGCGTGATTGTCAGCAACATGGAGATTTGGTGCGAGTGCTTCAGCAGGAAAAAAGAGGATTTGCGTTCCATGGACAGCTATGCGATAGCAGCCATCATGTCCAGACTTCCTGAATGGGAAAAGCAGCCAACACCCCAGCGCATCGCAATTTACGGACTGCAGAGGATCTATCGCCGCTTGTAA
- a CDS encoding DUF2815 family protein: MAKFATPTKVITGVKTRWSYANVWEPKSINGGAPKYSVSLIIPKSDTVTVGKIKDAIKAAYEEGQSKLKGNNKSVPALSSIKTPLRDGDLDRPDDATYKGCYFINANSATAPGIVDAARQPILERSEVYSGVYGRASINFYAFNSNGNKGIACGLNNLQKISDGEPLGGKTRAEDDFADEDEEFLS; this comes from the coding sequence ATGGCAAAATTTGCAACCCCCACAAAAGTTATCACGGGCGTTAAGACTCGTTGGAGCTACGCCAACGTCTGGGAGCCAAAGAGCATCAACGGCGGCGCACCCAAGTACAGCGTGTCACTCATCATCCCCAAGAGCGACACGGTAACGGTGGGAAAGATCAAGGATGCTATCAAGGCCGCCTACGAGGAAGGCCAGAGCAAGCTGAAAGGCAACAACAAGTCCGTCCCCGCCCTCTCGAGCATCAAGACGCCTCTGCGCGATGGCGACCTTGATCGTCCCGATGACGCAACGTACAAGGGCTGCTACTTTATCAATGCCAACAGTGCCACGGCTCCTGGCATCGTGGACGCAGCTCGCCAGCCGATTCTCGAACGCTCCGAGGTGTATTCCGGTGTTTACGGTCGCGCCAGCATCAACTTCTATGCCTTCAACAGCAATGGGAACAAGGGCATCGCTTGCGGACTCAACAACCTGCAGAAGATTTCCGATGGTGAGCCGCTGGGAGGCAAGACTCGCGCCGAGGACGATTTCGCCGACGAGGACGAGGAGTTCCTCAGCTGA
- a CDS encoding helix-turn-helix transcriptional regulator, translating into MENQSKTENLFVIMEPGFESLCGFDPANVVMYKPYYAKGTRAKAYRCYKTQGPVGSNREYWNGVRREMQQEARESRCMVRSPKTGRLIRCEKDCDQCPGFLNGDIIKEKNRSASTEYIAEKNLEAHRGEFSDSCGKRSIDSPLVTGMEDEVLDRILLDALIEKAATLSPKHGEIFKLLLDDNTQQAIADRLGMKQRTVSDKIKAIRALLAPDMR; encoded by the coding sequence ATGGAAAATCAGAGTAAAACCGAGAACCTTTTTGTTATTATGGAGCCGGGCTTCGAGTCGCTTTGCGGCTTCGACCCTGCCAATGTTGTAATGTACAAGCCGTACTATGCCAAGGGAACAAGGGCAAAGGCGTATAGGTGCTACAAAACGCAGGGACCTGTCGGCTCCAATCGGGAGTATTGGAACGGAGTGCGTCGGGAAATGCAGCAGGAGGCGCGTGAGAGCCGCTGCATGGTCAGAAGCCCCAAAACGGGGCGGCTCATCCGTTGCGAAAAGGACTGCGACCAATGCCCGGGATTCTTGAACGGCGACATCATCAAGGAGAAAAACCGCTCGGCTTCTACGGAATACATTGCGGAAAAAAACCTTGAAGCCCATCGTGGCGAGTTCAGTGATTCCTGTGGAAAGAGGTCGATTGACAGCCCTTTGGTAACAGGGATGGAGGATGAAGTGCTGGACAGGATTTTGTTGGACGCATTGATTGAAAAGGCGGCTACGCTCAGTCCCAAGCACGGTGAGATTTTCAAGCTGCTCCTTGACGACAATACCCAGCAGGCAATTGCCGACAGGTTGGGTATGAAGCAGCGGACGGTATCGGACAAAATCAAGGCGATCCGCGCCTTGCTTGCACCGGATATGAGGTAA